From a single Paraburkholderia youngii genomic region:
- a CDS encoding class I SAM-dependent methyltransferase, whose product MRRLHLLEIEDQPWCPRALRDGGTDWLHFLANSHKGFNVIAGKLREAMRRVGSDRIVDLCSGGGGPWQTLAPLLALSGRVMVQLTDFYPNRAAYERISAGSTNCVTYVSEPVDAMNVPSRFDGVRTMFNSFHHFRPDDARAILADAVTKRRAIVVVEGADHRLLGIVFILVMPLMMLALTPLIRPFRWSRLALTYVLPAIPLLCLFDGIVSMLRIYNPDELREMVASIPDQQSFDWDIGTLPVQGSPLGLTYLVGVPRQPAGLNASARRRARRADHLPARCSGVWVLPGGNSPIA is encoded by the coding sequence ATGCGACGCCTGCATCTGCTCGAAATCGAAGACCAGCCGTGGTGCCCACGCGCCCTCCGTGACGGCGGGACGGACTGGCTGCACTTTCTGGCCAATTCCCACAAGGGCTTCAACGTGATCGCGGGCAAGCTGCGCGAGGCGATGCGCCGGGTCGGCAGCGACCGGATCGTCGATCTGTGCTCGGGCGGCGGCGGGCCATGGCAGACGCTTGCACCGTTGCTCGCGCTGTCCGGCCGCGTGATGGTGCAGTTGACGGACTTCTATCCCAATCGCGCCGCGTACGAGCGGATTTCAGCCGGGTCGACCAACTGTGTCACCTATGTGAGCGAACCGGTGGACGCGATGAACGTGCCATCGAGATTCGACGGCGTGCGCACGATGTTCAACTCGTTCCACCATTTCCGGCCGGACGATGCGCGCGCGATCCTCGCCGACGCCGTGACGAAACGCCGCGCGATCGTCGTCGTCGAGGGTGCGGATCACCGGCTGCTCGGTATCGTGTTCATCCTGGTGATGCCGCTGATGATGCTCGCGCTGACCCCGCTGATCCGACCGTTTCGCTGGTCGCGGCTAGCGCTCACCTATGTGCTGCCGGCGATCCCGCTGCTGTGTCTGTTCGACGGCATCGTGTCGATGCTGCGCATCTACAACCCCGACGAATTGCGTGAGATGGTCGCGAGTATTCCGGATCAGCAGAGCTTCGATTGGGACATCGGCACGCTGCCGGTGCAGGGCTCGCCGCTCGGTCTGACTTATCTTGTCGGCGTTCCGCGGCAACCCGCAGGCTTGAACGCAAGCGCGCGCCGTCGGGCGCGGCGCGCGGATCACTTGCCGGCCAGATGCTCGGGTGTCTGGGTGTTGCCCGGCGGCAACTCGCCCATCGCCTGA
- a CDS encoding SulP family inorganic anion transporter produces MKPGKTVSVSDVALRSRLAGLPGDVAAGAVSTLVMLCYAMSLGTMIFSADLARYAMLGVPTALVSCVVTALVIALTSSMRINIGGPDSNAAAFLAGVAAGVASSVRADGGSPQTQILTVLIAIALCSVMTGIALYAIGSSRRSRSLQFLPYPVLGGFLAGTGYLLLAGAFRVLTGQPLEWHTLALLAHLHWITWLPALVVGVLATVLMRTWQHIAALPLTLAFGVVLFYVLLQVAGISIDDARGMGLLLPRVKLHLAGLPELHLAARLGQGAIDWSAVGAHLPESLVVTSVSAVTILMNSTAIGTATGEDVDLNREMRAAGLANLASGLLGGMVGYQSFNRSMLNARVGATSRVAGVFASLACVVVLATSPDIVALFPVPVLVGLQLFMGLRLLVHWLAGAWTRLNWYEYLLVPVILGTIAAYGVIVGVVVGVVAACVMFTLLYGRVGCIRMEFDLRARSSNVERSIEDTQALRAIGSQVCGMCLQGFLFFGTANSILQRLRERFNANSPVQVRFVVLDFAATHGMDASVSISFVKIRQLCAAKNADLVLTALPPRSRDLLEKTGTLSLKIHQFDTLDAGLEWIEDKLLASNSLAFAHGGDLRAMLEPHFTASALNGLVASLEMRDLLSGQALFRHREPGDALYFVEQGRVAISLPLADGRSARLRSFGPGTVVGEMAVYTQQQRSADVIAEAPTRVYRLSISRLLELEQQDPATAQQLHRFLVKTIALRLAVADEALRAAL; encoded by the coding sequence GTGAAGCCGGGCAAGACCGTTTCCGTCTCCGACGTCGCGCTGCGCTCGCGTTTGGCGGGCCTGCCAGGCGACGTGGCGGCGGGCGCCGTTTCGACGCTCGTCATGCTGTGCTATGCGATGAGCCTCGGCACGATGATCTTTAGCGCCGATCTTGCGCGCTACGCGATGCTGGGCGTGCCCACCGCGCTCGTGAGCTGTGTCGTCACGGCGCTGGTGATCGCCTTGACGAGTTCGATGCGCATCAACATCGGCGGCCCCGACAGCAACGCGGCGGCCTTTCTCGCGGGGGTGGCGGCGGGTGTGGCCAGCAGCGTGCGCGCGGACGGCGGCTCACCGCAGACGCAGATCCTCACGGTGCTGATCGCAATCGCGCTTTGTTCGGTGATGACGGGCATCGCGCTCTATGCGATCGGCTCGTCCAGGCGCAGCCGCTCGTTGCAGTTCCTGCCCTATCCGGTGCTCGGCGGGTTTCTCGCCGGCACGGGCTACCTGCTGCTCGCCGGGGCGTTCCGCGTGCTGACGGGCCAGCCGCTGGAGTGGCACACGCTCGCCTTGCTCGCGCACCTTCACTGGATCACATGGCTTCCGGCGCTCGTCGTCGGCGTGCTCGCCACGGTGCTGATGCGTACGTGGCAGCACATTGCCGCGTTGCCGCTCACGCTGGCCTTCGGTGTCGTGCTTTTCTACGTTCTGCTACAGGTTGCCGGAATTTCGATCGACGACGCGCGCGGCATGGGTCTGCTGCTGCCGCGCGTCAAGCTGCACCTTGCCGGGCTGCCGGAGCTGCACCTGGCCGCGAGGCTCGGACAGGGCGCCATCGACTGGTCGGCGGTCGGCGCGCATCTTCCCGAAAGCCTGGTGGTGACGTCGGTGTCGGCCGTGACCATCCTGATGAATTCGACCGCGATCGGCACAGCCACCGGGGAGGACGTCGACCTCAATCGCGAGATGCGCGCCGCCGGCCTCGCCAATCTCGCGAGCGGACTGCTGGGCGGCATGGTCGGCTACCAGTCGTTCAATCGCTCGATGCTCAATGCGCGGGTGGGCGCGACGAGCCGGGTGGCGGGCGTGTTCGCGTCGCTTGCGTGCGTGGTCGTGCTCGCGACCTCGCCCGACATCGTGGCGCTGTTTCCGGTGCCGGTGCTGGTCGGCCTTCAACTGTTCATGGGGCTGCGTCTGCTCGTGCATTGGCTCGCGGGCGCCTGGACCAGGCTCAACTGGTATGAGTATCTGCTCGTGCCCGTGATTCTCGGCACGATCGCGGCTTATGGCGTGATCGTCGGTGTAGTCGTGGGCGTCGTTGCGGCATGTGTGATGTTCACGCTGCTCTACGGCCGGGTCGGCTGCATACGCATGGAGTTCGACCTGCGCGCGCGGTCCTCGAATGTGGAGCGCAGCATCGAAGACACCCAGGCGCTGCGTGCCATCGGCTCCCAGGTATGCGGAATGTGCCTGCAAGGCTTCCTCTTTTTCGGCACGGCGAATTCGATTCTGCAGCGCCTGCGGGAACGCTTCAATGCAAACAGTCCCGTGCAAGTCCGTTTCGTCGTGCTGGACTTTGCGGCGACACATGGCATGGATGCTTCGGTATCCATCAGCTTCGTCAAGATCAGGCAACTCTGCGCGGCAAAGAACGCGGACCTCGTGTTGACCGCGCTGCCGCCGCGCTCGCGCGATCTGCTCGAGAAGACCGGCACGCTCAGTCTGAAGATCCATCAATTCGATACGCTCGATGCGGGTCTCGAGTGGATCGAAGACAAACTTCTAGCGTCGAACTCGCTCGCGTTCGCGCATGGCGGCGATCTGCGTGCGATGCTCGAGCCGCATTTCACGGCCAGTGCGTTGAACGGCTTGGTCGCGAGTCTGGAGATGCGTGATCTGCTTTCAGGCCAGGCACTGTTTCGTCATCGCGAGCCGGGCGATGCGCTGTATTTCGTCGAGCAAGGACGTGTCGCGATCTCGCTGCCGCTCGCCGATGGCCGCTCGGCGCGTCTGCGCTCGTTCGGCCCGGGCACGGTAGTGGGGGAAATGGCGGTGTACACGCAGCAGCAGCGCAGCGCGGACGTGATTGCCGAGGCACCGACGCGCGTGTACCGACTGTCGATCTCCCGGCTGCTCGAACTCGAACAGCAGGACCCGGCAACCGCGCAACAGTTGCACCGGTTTCTCGTGAAGACGATTGCGTTGCGCCTTGCCGTTGCCGACGAGGCGCTACGCGCGGCTTTGTAA
- a CDS encoding efflux transporter outer membrane subunit: MELIVRTDCNPIDGPASAPHFTDAPRRARAVATHRWRAAFGAAAVIALGACSFGPSGEPPAMPSPAHYGAEPQPAQTVEALGVAQRFTTGAQPVPQWWRLFGSTTLNDLVEEGLRNSPTLAAADKHLAAAHEQLRAQIGATLLPSVDLVAQASRGRDLGIPVPGAPNTLLYNEFIGVVQAQYTFDLFGAVRKANAARSARVDIDAYQREAARRALATNIVTATIEAAMLRAEIDATERLIVLAGDQAHDTERHYQLGSLTRGDVSAARQSTAALQVSAADLRQRLTVTRHALAVLLGRTPDAAPPEPDLASLHLPQDVPVVLPSDLLRSRPDIAAAEAALKAAANDVGVATAQLFPSLTLNASMGQGGFSWPLALSGAGAIWSIATTMSQALFHGGALVAQRRAAIDTYEAAVFEYKQTVLAAFENVADTLASLEHDAQALEAASGAARDARETFDDATSRHRLGALPAASARGGEQQYEAARLEEIRLVGRRLADTATLFQAMGELPPGNTQTPEHLAGK, encoded by the coding sequence GTGGAGCTGATCGTGCGCACAGACTGCAACCCTATCGACGGGCCGGCGAGCGCGCCGCATTTCACTGACGCGCCGCGTCGAGCGCGGGCGGTGGCGACCCATCGCTGGCGCGCGGCGTTCGGCGCGGCCGCTGTGATCGCGCTTGGCGCATGCTCGTTCGGTCCGAGCGGCGAGCCGCCGGCGATGCCCTCGCCCGCCCATTACGGCGCCGAGCCGCAGCCCGCGCAAACCGTCGAGGCGCTCGGTGTAGCACAGCGCTTCACCACCGGCGCGCAGCCGGTGCCGCAATGGTGGCGGCTGTTCGGCTCGACGACATTGAACGACCTCGTCGAAGAAGGCCTGCGCAACAGCCCGACGCTCGCCGCCGCCGACAAGCACCTGGCCGCCGCGCACGAACAACTGCGCGCGCAGATCGGCGCCACGCTGCTGCCGTCGGTCGATCTGGTCGCGCAGGCCTCGCGCGGACGCGATCTCGGCATTCCGGTTCCCGGCGCGCCGAATACGCTGCTTTACAACGAGTTCATCGGCGTGGTCCAGGCGCAATACACGTTCGACCTGTTCGGCGCGGTGCGCAAGGCCAACGCGGCGCGCTCCGCGCGGGTCGACATCGATGCGTATCAACGCGAAGCCGCGCGCCGCGCGCTGGCCACCAACATCGTCACGGCGACGATCGAGGCGGCGATGCTGCGCGCCGAGATCGATGCGACCGAGCGCCTGATCGTGCTGGCGGGCGATCAGGCTCACGATACCGAACGGCATTACCAGCTCGGGTCGCTGACGCGCGGCGACGTGTCGGCTGCGCGGCAAAGCACCGCCGCGCTCCAGGTCAGCGCGGCCGATCTGCGGCAACGGCTGACCGTGACCCGACACGCGCTTGCGGTGCTGCTCGGCCGCACGCCCGACGCGGCGCCGCCCGAGCCCGATCTGGCGAGCCTGCATTTGCCGCAGGACGTGCCGGTCGTGCTGCCATCGGACCTGTTGCGCTCACGGCCCGATATCGCGGCCGCCGAGGCGGCGCTGAAAGCCGCCGCGAACGACGTCGGCGTCGCCACCGCACAGCTCTTTCCGAGCCTGACGCTGAACGCATCGATGGGACAAGGCGGGTTCAGCTGGCCGCTCGCGCTGTCGGGCGCCGGCGCGATCTGGAGCATCGCCACGACGATGTCGCAAGCGCTGTTTCATGGCGGCGCGCTCGTCGCGCAGCGGCGCGCGGCAATCGATACCTACGAGGCCGCCGTGTTCGAGTACAAGCAGACCGTGCTGGCCGCGTTCGAGAACGTCGCCGACACGCTTGCGTCGCTCGAACACGACGCGCAGGCGCTCGAAGCCGCGAGCGGCGCTGCCCGCGACGCACGCGAGACGTTCGACGATGCCACGTCACGTCACCGGCTCGGCGCGCTGCCCGCTGCCTCCGCTCGCGGCGGCGAGCAGCAGTACGAAGCAGCGAGGCTGGAAGAAATCCGCCTGGTCGGCCGGCGCCTGGCCGATACGGCGACGCTGTTTCAGGCGATGGGCGAGTTGCCGCCGGGCAACACCCAGACACCCGAGCATCTGGCCGGCAAGTGA
- a CDS encoding adenylate/guanylate cyclase domain-containing protein gives MDIDKWLRGLGLEQYAHAFAANDIDTSLLGQLTDADLKELGVQSLGHRKRILAAATASLPTAAPLSPQPADDHEVPADERRQVTILFADLCGYTMLSRSLDPEDLRALIGRYTALVDGIVLAYGGTIDKHIGDAVMALFGAPRSHETDTLRAARAALDIHDGVARLATQTGRALQAHIGIASGEVIAGALGRADAQDYTVHGDPVNLAARLVAAAPAGETWLSDDAARTLGDVASCEAIGERRFKGIDTPVRPWRLVALGSEPVRTSHSHFVGREAELEQFHGILHACMAKRAGHVVHVRGEAGIGKTRLVDEMRRHAQAQGFTLHRSLVLDFGVGKGQDPVRTVIGSLLGLPAGASSEARQAAAAQVATQGIVKAEQIVFLHDFLDLPQSAEWQTIYEAMDHGARKRGKQALAARLTEDVCAHAATLIVVEDLHWADAEVIGYLSAFASGIANGTGLLVTTSRVEGDPIDASWRARCRDTPFATIDLGPLRKDEALSLAGNFIDATQRVALACIERAGGNPLFLEQLLRNAEEGSGSNVPASIRSLVLARMDRLAPRDRLAFQAAAVIGQRFDLALLRELIDDPGYVCAGLLVNALVLPEGEDFLFAHALIQESAYSTLLRARRRELHLRAAEWFAQSDATLHAQHLDRAEDPHAPHAYLGAAVAERAAHRFEAALRLAERGIEIARSDADRHALSCCKGELQRDLGDIAGSIATYRTALAAATDDTARCDCQLGLAEGLRVSEGLDEALGLLAQAQRIAERDNRLAELASLHYLRGNILFPLGKIDACCAEHERGLAYARRLDLPEAEARALGGLADAAYAQGRMRTAFHHFSECVAMSREHGFGRIEVANLSMQGFSRIYLNDAGPAREDAIAAARTAELIGQPRAQLLGETLGVFACQELGDVQAASKHLAQELRVIRQLGARRFQAQNLEMQGRLLLDQGCRSEAVMALREALAISREVGSQFSGPKTLSALSRAVDDKDERTRLLAEGEALLRLGAVGHNHLWFYRDAIEAMLGAGDPAGMLHYVDALEAYTQREPLPWSELFAARGRALALALQAPLTDATRHELLRLLEALQQAGFRNYVSAVETALAA, from the coding sequence ATGGACATCGACAAATGGCTGCGGGGCCTCGGGCTCGAGCAGTACGCCCACGCGTTCGCGGCAAACGACATCGACACGTCGCTGCTCGGGCAGCTGACCGACGCGGACCTGAAAGAGCTTGGCGTACAGTCGCTCGGCCACCGTAAGCGCATTCTGGCCGCGGCGACGGCATCGCTACCGACAGCGGCGCCGCTATCGCCTCAGCCGGCCGACGACCACGAAGTGCCCGCGGACGAGCGCAGGCAGGTCACGATCCTGTTCGCCGATCTGTGCGGGTACACGATGCTGTCGCGCTCGCTCGATCCCGAAGACCTGCGCGCGCTGATCGGACGCTATACGGCGCTGGTCGACGGGATCGTGCTCGCCTATGGCGGCACGATCGACAAGCACATCGGCGACGCGGTGATGGCGCTGTTCGGCGCGCCTCGCTCGCACGAGACGGACACGCTGCGCGCCGCGCGCGCCGCACTCGACATTCACGACGGCGTGGCGCGACTGGCCACCCAGACCGGACGGGCGTTGCAGGCGCATATCGGCATTGCGAGCGGCGAGGTCATCGCGGGCGCGCTGGGCCGCGCCGACGCGCAGGACTACACCGTGCATGGCGATCCGGTGAACCTCGCCGCCCGGCTGGTGGCTGCCGCGCCAGCGGGCGAAACCTGGCTATCCGACGACGCAGCGCGCACGCTCGGCGACGTCGCCAGTTGCGAGGCAATCGGCGAGCGGCGCTTCAAGGGCATCGACACGCCGGTGCGGCCATGGCGCCTCGTCGCGCTCGGCAGCGAGCCGGTCAGGACGAGCCACAGCCATTTCGTCGGACGCGAAGCCGAGCTCGAACAGTTTCACGGCATCCTGCATGCGTGCATGGCAAAGCGCGCGGGGCACGTCGTTCATGTGCGAGGCGAAGCCGGGATCGGCAAGACGCGGCTCGTCGACGAGATGCGCCGCCATGCGCAGGCCCAGGGCTTCACGCTGCATCGAAGCCTCGTGCTCGATTTCGGCGTCGGCAAGGGCCAGGACCCGGTGCGAACCGTCATCGGCAGCTTGCTCGGCTTGCCGGCCGGTGCATCGAGTGAAGCGCGGCAAGCCGCCGCCGCGCAGGTCGCGACCCAAGGCATCGTCAAGGCCGAGCAGATCGTATTTCTGCACGACTTCCTCGACCTCCCGCAGAGCGCCGAATGGCAAACCATCTACGAGGCCATGGACCACGGCGCGCGCAAGCGCGGCAAGCAGGCGCTCGCCGCGAGGCTGACCGAGGACGTTTGCGCGCACGCGGCGACGCTCATCGTCGTCGAAGACCTGCATTGGGCCGATGCCGAAGTCATCGGCTACCTGTCGGCGTTCGCGTCGGGCATTGCCAACGGTACTGGTCTGCTGGTGACGACTTCGCGCGTGGAAGGCGATCCGATCGATGCAAGCTGGCGCGCACGTTGCCGCGACACGCCGTTCGCCACGATCGATCTCGGACCGCTGCGCAAGGACGAGGCGCTGAGCCTGGCGGGCAATTTCATCGATGCGACGCAGCGTGTCGCGCTCGCCTGCATCGAGCGCGCGGGCGGCAATCCGCTGTTTCTCGAACAACTGCTGCGCAACGCCGAAGAAGGCAGCGGCAGCAACGTGCCCGCGTCGATCCGCAGTCTGGTGCTCGCGCGGATGGACCGGCTCGCGCCTCGCGACCGCCTGGCGTTCCAGGCGGCCGCCGTGATCGGCCAGCGCTTCGACCTGGCGCTGCTGCGAGAACTGATCGACGATCCTGGCTATGTCTGCGCCGGACTGCTCGTCAATGCACTGGTGCTGCCGGAAGGCGAGGACTTCCTGTTCGCGCATGCGTTGATCCAGGAGAGCGCCTACTCGACGTTGTTGCGCGCGCGCCGCCGTGAACTTCATCTGCGCGCGGCCGAATGGTTCGCACAGAGCGATGCCACGTTGCACGCCCAGCATCTCGATCGCGCCGAAGACCCGCATGCGCCGCACGCCTACCTGGGCGCGGCGGTGGCTGAGCGCGCCGCTCATCGTTTCGAAGCCGCGCTGCGGCTGGCCGAGCGGGGCATCGAGATCGCGCGGTCGGACGCGGACCGCCATGCACTGAGCTGCTGCAAGGGCGAACTTCAGCGCGACCTGGGCGACATTGCGGGATCGATCGCGACGTACCGCACCGCACTCGCCGCCGCCACCGACGACACCGCCCGATGCGACTGCCAGCTCGGGCTCGCGGAAGGTCTGCGGGTCAGCGAGGGTCTCGACGAAGCACTCGGTCTGCTGGCGCAAGCGCAACGGATCGCGGAGCGGGACAACCGGCTGGCCGAGCTGGCAAGCCTCCATTATTTGCGCGGCAACATTCTGTTTCCGCTCGGCAAGATCGACGCCTGCTGCGCCGAACACGAGCGCGGTCTCGCCTATGCGCGCCGCCTCGATCTGCCCGAGGCGGAGGCTCGCGCGCTCGGCGGCCTGGCGGATGCGGCGTATGCGCAGGGACGCATGCGCACCGCGTTCCATCATTTCAGCGAATGCGTGGCGATGAGCCGGGAGCACGGCTTCGGCCGCATCGAGGTTGCCAACCTGTCGATGCAGGGCTTCAGCCGCATCTATCTGAACGACGCGGGTCCCGCGCGCGAGGACGCCATCGCCGCCGCCCGCACCGCCGAGCTGATCGGGCAGCCTCGCGCGCAATTGCTGGGTGAGACGCTGGGGGTGTTCGCGTGCCAGGAATTGGGCGACGTGCAGGCGGCCAGCAAGCATCTGGCGCAGGAACTGCGCGTGATCCGGCAACTGGGTGCGCGCCGTTTCCAGGCGCAGAACCTTGAGATGCAGGGGCGCCTGCTACTGGACCAGGGATGCCGCAGTGAAGCGGTGATGGCGCTGCGCGAAGCACTCGCCATCTCACGCGAGGTGGGCAGTCAGTTTTCCGGGCCAAAGACCTTGAGCGCGCTGAGCCGCGCGGTTGACGACAAAGACGAGCGGACGCGGCTACTGGCTGAAGGTGAGGCGCTGTTGCGCCTTGGCGCGGTCGGCCACAATCACCTGTGGTTTTACCGCGACGCCATCGAAGCGATGCTGGGGGCGGGCGATCCTGCCGGCATGCTGCACTACGTGGACGCACTCGAGGCCTATACGCAGCGCGAACCGTTGCCGTGGTCCGAGCTTTTCGCGGCGCGTGGCCGTGCGCTTGCGCTCGCGCTTCAGGCGCCGCTTACCGACGCCACACGACATGAACTGCTGCGGCTGCTCGAGGCGCTACAGCAGGCCGGCTTTCGCAACTACGTGAGCGCGGTCGAAACGGCCCTTGCGGCTTGA
- a CDS encoding CPBP family intramembrane glutamic endopeptidase — protein MQNDRPPPRRVTYEKGIRIGGSGWFGRLLTVALSAILFVVAATLSIVLFAVLFAVGTVVVGYLWWKMRKLRRQAAAYGDDGRTVDMEVVHRDTPDDDGRTIDMELVHKDPPRDDSAPR, from the coding sequence ATGCAAAACGACAGACCGCCGCCGCGGCGGGTGACATATGAGAAAGGGATCCGGATCGGTGGCTCAGGCTGGTTCGGCCGGTTGCTGACCGTCGCCTTGAGCGCGATCCTGTTCGTGGTGGCCGCGACGCTGTCGATCGTGCTGTTCGCCGTGCTGTTCGCGGTCGGCACGGTCGTGGTCGGCTATCTGTGGTGGAAGATGCGCAAGTTGCGCCGGCAGGCGGCCGCGTATGGCGACGACGGCCGCACCGTCGACATGGAGGTCGTTCACAGGGACACACCCGACGACGACGGCCGCACCATCGACATGGAGTTGGTCCACAAGGACCCGCCCCGCGACGATTCCGCGCCGCGCTGA